The Gloeobacter violaceus PCC 7421 DNA window CGGGATCGCCGGTTTCTGGCACGACATGAACGAACCGGCCGCCTTCGTCGCCTGGGGCGACCGATCGCTGCCGCGGCCGACCCGTCACTCCATGGAAGGCCGGGGCGGCGATCACCGCGAGGCGCACAATCTGTATGGTCTCTTGCAGGCACGGGCGGGGTACGAGAGCCTGTGCACCTTCCGGCCCGAGGTGCGGCCGTTTATCGTCTCGCGGGCGGGCTGGGCGGGTCTGCAGCGCTACGCCTGGACGTGGACCGGCGACACCGAGAGCAGTTGGGGGGCGCTCGCCATGACCGTGGCCCAGGTACTCGAACTGGGCCTATGCGGCATCCCCTACTCCGGCCCCGACACGGGCGGCTTCCGGGGCAACCCAACCTCTGAGCTGTACGTGCGCTGGATGCAGCTGTCGGCGTTTTTGCCCTTCTTTCGCACCCACGCCTCCAACGATGCGCGCAGCCGCGCTCCCTGGACCTTCGGCGAACCGTCGCTGGGCATCGCCCGGGCGTTCATCAAGCTGCGCTACCGGCTGCTGCCGTACCTCTACACGCTCTGCTGGGAGGCCAGCCGACGCGGGATTCCCCTGGTGCGCCCCCTATTTTGGGCCGATCCGGGCAACAAACGGCTATGGGACATCGACGACGCATTCATGCTGGGAGACGCCCTGGCCGTCTATCCGGTGGTACGCGAGGGCGAGCGCGCCCGGGAGGTCGTCTTGCCTGCGGGGCGCTGGTACCACTTCTGGGACGATCAGGTGCTGGAGGGGCCGGGCAGCATCCGCCTCGACGCACCGATCGAGCGCATTCCGCTGCTGGTCAAAGCCGGCAGCGTATTGCCGATGGAGGAGGATGGCCATCTGGCTTTGCACCTCTATGCGCCCGAGTCCGGCGCATTCGCAGGGGCAATATACGAGGACGCCGGGGACGGCTACGGGGCAAACCGCATCGAGCGGCTGCGATTCAGCCGACGCGGGGAGGGCTTGGTGCTGGAGCGCTCCTGGGAAGGGGGCTTTGCCTTTCCTTACCGGGGGGTGCGCGTTTTTGTGCATGGTGTCCACGTGGGGCGCGCACGGGTGGATGGCCGGCAGACATCCTGGTCTGGGGAGTACTTGCAGGTAGACAGCTTTCGGACTTTGGAGCTGGATTGACGGGCGCAGGTCCGCTCAGTTGCGGCCGTTGGGCTGCTGCATCGACATCGGCGTTGTCCCGTTCGGAAGCATTTGCCACGGCTGGCCGTACTCCAGAAAGGCCAGCTCGACGCCGCGCTCGCGCAGCTCGGCGTCGATTTTGTAGTAGAGGGCGCTTTTGATGCGCAGTTGCTCCTTAGGAGTACCGCACCAGGCCCACAGCTCAAAGAGCATCCCCAACTCGCGCCATCCCCGGAAGATCACTTCCGGAACAGGATTGGTGAGCACGCGCCGCTCCTCGGAGGCAATTTTAAGCAGCGTCTCCGTCACCACCTCCGGATCGCCGCTGCCGCGTACCAGTACTTCGAGGGACAGGCGAGCCCGGTTCTCGGCGGTGGACCAGTTGAGCACCTGCTGATCGACCAGCAGGGTATTGGGAACGATCAGCCGCGAGCCGTCGAAGCGGCGCAAGGTGGCGGCGCGCAGGTTGACGCTTTCGACGACGCCGTCTTTGTTGTCGATGACGATGTAGTCGCCCACCTGCACGGGCCGCTCAATCAGCAACACCAGTCCGCTGATGAAGTTGCGCGCCAGGTTCTGCAGGGCGAAGCCCACACCCAGGCCGATCACCCCCAGCAAAATGGCGATCGAGCCGAGATCGATACCTGCCAGCTGCAACAGCAAAATGTAGCCGACGGCGCTGATCACGTAGTTGCAGACGGTGGCGATCGCCTCCTGGCTGCCGATGGTCAGGTTGAAGCGGCTGAGCACGAAGCGCTTGAGCACCACCGCCGAGAGGCGCGAGGCCCAGAAGACGGCAAAAGCGAGCACCAACAGCAACAGCAGCGTACCCAGGGGAAAGCGCGTCTTGTCGATGGTGAGCACCGGCACCTGCCACACCCCGACCAAAAAATCGGCCACCCCCCCCAGCAGCAATGCCACCTGGGAGCGCAATGGATCAAGACCTTTGAGGTTTCCGGCGGCCAGCCAGAGGGCCGCAAACCACACTCCCCCCTGCAGCAGGCCAAACAGGCTCCTCAACCACGGGTCGAAGCGCTGGTCGCCGATAAAAAACTTCAAGCGGCCGCGAACAATATTCAGTCCCCAACTGCCCAGCGCTCCCAGGACCACCGAAGCGACGGCCATCAACCACTGCAGCGCTTCGAGGGGCACGGTGATGAGCGGCATCTCGCTCTGCGCCCCGGCCGGTAAGGCGAGCGCCCCCCAGAGCCCCGCCGCCTGCGCTAAAAGAGAATAGCAATGCCGCCTGCGCATGTCCCAAGTGTAGAGCACGTTCCCGGGACGCCTGCGGCGGTTCTTCCGGAGGCTCGTGTGATCGTTCAACGCAAAGGGGATCCCGCCGAACGCATCCGGGCCGTCGGCCTCGACCCGCAGCAACTCGTCGAGGATGCTTATACCCGCCTCGAGATTCGCGAGCGCTGGTATTTTTTTGTGCGCTTCCCGCGCTGCTTTGTAGGCAGCGAGGCGGTGCTGTGGCTGACACGCCACTACAGCATCCCCAAAGAGATCGCCGTCATGCTGGGCAACGACCTTATCGAGATGTCGGTGTTCCACCACGTGCTCGACAACTGGGATTTTCGCGACGACTATCTGTTCTACCGCTTCTACCGCGACGAGAAAAACAGCGTCGGCGCCCCCTATACCCGCGAGCAGGCCCTCGCGGTCTTGATGCAGCTGAAGGTGCCGCAACTCGACTCGCTGGTGGTGCAGTTCTACCAGGCAGTCACCATCCAGGATCACAGAGTCGGGTTGCGCCTGTTTCGCCGCTGCTTTGTGGGCAAAGACGCCGCCTGCTGGTTTCGGCGGCGCTTCAATTTCGAACGATCCCAGGCCATCGCCCTCGGTAACGCGCTCATCTCGCTCAGGGTTTTCCACCACGTCCTGGATAGCGCCAACTTTGAAGACGGCGAGGTGTTCTATCGTTTCTACGACGACGAATACAGCACCGACGTGCTCACCCCCCAGCAGGTCTACCGCCGGGCCTGGCAGACCATCCAGAGTTACGGCATCGCCGATATCGACACGTTTATCGCCCAGTGCAAGCGCGCCCCCAGTCTCGGGCTCAAAGAGCGCGTCTACGGCTCTGTGTATTATCCGGAGTGCTTTGCCGGTTTCGACGCGGTGAGCCTCTGGTCGGACCTGCTGCAGATCACCCGCCCCGAGGCGGTGGCCCTCGGCAACTACCTGCTCGACCTGGGACGGCTCTACCACGTCGAGGGCCGCTGGGGGTTTCAAGACGCCTACTTGCTCTACCGCTTTACCAGCCCCGAGCAGATCGACCGGGTGGCCCAACCGGCGGAGGACATGTAATGAGCGACTGGCAGACCGTGCGCACCTGGCTGGCGGGCACCTACTCCAACCGCGCCCAGGCGATGGCGGAGCCGGTCTGGTTCATTCCGGTCACACTCTGGTATGTGGAAGTGGCCGGGCTCTTCGGCGAAGGGGCGGGCTTTTTTACCGAGCAGGTGAGCGAGCACACCCCCAACCAGCCCTACCGCAGCCGGGTATTACAGTTGCTCGATAACCCCTTGCGGCTGGAGAATTATCGCCTCAAAGACCAGAAAGTCTGGGCCGGGGCGGCAAAGGACCCAGAGCGTCTCGGGCGGCTGAGGGCGGACGACTGCGAGCAGCTTCCCGGCTGCACGCTCTATCTGGAGCGCCGGGGGGAGACGTTCACGGGCAAGATGCAACCCGGAGGCGGCTGCCGTCTTTTTCCCGGTGACGCCAGCTATGTCGAGATCGAATTTGAACTTGGCGAGCGGTTGTTTTTCACCCTCGACCGTGGCTTCGAGGCCACTACCGGCGAGCAGACTTGGGGATCCCGGGCCGGGGCGTACCGATATTTGAAGCAGCTGCATTGATGGGGCAGGCTACAGTCCGCCACGGCCTAGGGCAACTTCTACCACAGCGACAAAATCGCTGATGTGTCTGTGTCCACCGGGCAATTAGCTTCGGAACACCTCCGAGCTTTTCCGCCCACAGAGCCATCCGATGCATACACCAGTTCGACCGGCCATGTGATCTCTGCCCGGCCAAAAAAATAGACAAATTTGGAGTTAACCTGATCAAACTGGCGACGATTGACGTAGAGGACAGTGCTCAAGATCCGCACTTCTTCTTCCGGATTGAGATACGTGTCATACTGGCTCCCGCCACCACCTTTGTAGCGGCGACC harbors:
- a CDS encoding mechanosensitive ion channel family protein, producing MRRRHCYSLLAQAAGLWGALALPAGAQSEMPLITVPLEALQWLMAVASVVLGALGSWGLNIVRGRLKFFIGDQRFDPWLRSLFGLLQGGVWFAALWLAAGNLKGLDPLRSQVALLLGGVADFLVGVWQVPVLTIDKTRFPLGTLLLLLVLAFAVFWASRLSAVVLKRFVLSRFNLTIGSQEAIATVCNYVISAVGYILLLQLAGIDLGSIAILLGVIGLGVGFALQNLARNFISGLVLLIERPVQVGDYIVIDNKDGVVESVNLRAATLRRFDGSRLIVPNTLLVDQQVLNWSTAENRARLSLEVLVRGSGDPEVVTETLLKIASEERRVLTNPVPEVIFRGWRELGMLFELWAWCGTPKEQLRIKSALYYKIDAELRERGVELAFLEYGQPWQMLPNGTTPMSMQQPNGRN
- a CDS encoding chromophore lyase CpcT/CpeT, translating into MSDWQTVRTWLAGTYSNRAQAMAEPVWFIPVTLWYVEVAGLFGEGAGFFTEQVSEHTPNQPYRSRVLQLLDNPLRLENYRLKDQKVWAGAAKDPERLGRLRADDCEQLPGCTLYLERRGETFTGKMQPGGGCRLFPGDASYVEIEFELGERLFFTLDRGFEATTGEQTWGSRAGAYRYLKQLH